The Terriglobia bacterium genomic interval TGAGCGCGCCGCAGCATGACCACACCAACTGAGACGACGATGAAGGCGAACAAAGTCCCGATGTTCGACAGGTCGGCGAAACTTCCAATGTCGCCGATGCCAGCCGGAATCCCCACAGCTAATCCCGCGATCCAGGTGCTCACATGCGGTGTTCGGTACTTTCGATGGACACGTGAAAACAGGTCCGGCAGCAG includes:
- a CDS encoding amino acid permease, giving the protein LLPDLFSRVHRKYRTPHVSTWIAGLAVGIPAGIGDIGSFADLSNIGTLFAFIVVSVGVVMLRRAQPARTRSFRVPFAPVTPIISVVCCFALMLGLPLETWIRFVLWLLIGLVIYFAYSRRRSLLHFRLR